The segment TTCAAATGAGATGATAAAGTGATATAGTTATATAAATTGTTGATAGTTACACCATAAAACAGGTCATTTTTAGTTAAGAAATTAATCTGTTATGTTACTCTGATTAACTTCAATTCACTTGAAATCATGtttgataaatatatttgaacataTTAATGTTGCTACTAAAGAACAAATAAACAGGAAATGTCTCAACATTAATAATACATGCAATTAAAACAACTATGGAAACTTCTCAGTTTATATTCCAGTAGTCTACATCAAAATAACAGCAAACATTTTGTCTTATAGTGATATCTAAttctattctcatttttataaatatggccAGGAGTTATTTTACTCAGATTAAGGAACAAgaatattaaatacaaattaactgatattacaaaatacaaatatactTACCCTAAGGTGAAATTAATAAGGTCttttgcaaagcaagtgtcttgaTAATACCAATATATTCATAAGTGTCCCTCCATGTTACTACAGTATTTAAATTAATGTGCTCTCAAAATTTTCAGTTAATACTGCCACAAACAATCACTCTTGAAGAGCCGATTTCACTTTCAACCTTGGAAATAATTTCTGATACCTCAATACTGAAATAGAATGTTTCTTTAAAAGTCTGGCAAGTGTAagaggatttttaaaagatacagaaaTTGATACAATCTGATAACTCTAAGCAAAGATAAAATGTATGTCTGTGATTATATGCGTCTGttgcatgtgttgtgtgtgtgtgtgtgtgtttgtgtgtgtgtgtctgtgtctgtatatatgtgtgtattgtgGAATGGGGAAGAGCAGGAGTGGGAAGACACAGCTGGCtggtctcagggtttactcctagatctgtgctcagggatgagtcatGCCCAGGCTGGGCTGAAGAGCCTAGTCAGGAGGAGCACATACATGGTCttcacccgacctgctgtactatcactctagcccaaagaCAGCATTTTAAGAATTGAAGATAAATGTTATGTTACCAATCTCTTATGGTATGCAAGTTCCTCTGTGGATACTAAATGGCCCTTTGTGACCAAACTTCACATTAATGAAACTAACAGAACTGAAATTTGGCGAAGACTAACAAAGGTATCACTGGGAACCATGTCCTATGGGACAAGGAATAATAAGTTTCCTAGATACCAAGAATTTAACTGTTGACAGTTGAAAAGCCATAATTCTGGAATCTTTTAAACTCAGATACCAAAGTATAAACTGAATATAACTCAATTTCATTATAAATGCGTAGATATAAGTGCTAGCCACTATTATCATGAAGACAGAATGACCAGTTTTCTtgataataaatacatatttgatgGGGCGGTAGAGATAGTAGGATAGGCAAAGAGACTGCACTTTTTGTGGTTGACCTCAGCTTAATCACCAGCACTGCTTGTGGGTCATGTGAGTCctacaggagtaaaccctgaaatagAGCCCTATGCACTATTAGGTAAaactctataaaaaaaaatattctatgcctgagagatagtatgatGGGTCAGATATTTATCTTGTAGACACCAGATCAGTTTTATCCTGATGCCACATGTGGTTCCCGAGGCCCAATCAGGAGAGACTCCTTAGCACAGGGTCAagatgatgccctgagcacagtcagatgtgactcaaaacaaaacaaaatctagaaGAAAACAACTTTTTGTATAGTATAGTCTGCCCTCTAATGAAAGGAATACAATTCTTTAGAGCAATTGGATAGAAACATATTGGGAAAAAATGCACAAATCTTAGGGAAGAGTCAATAAAATacccatatatatttttctttttggggttaaGCTTTATTTATATATGCTGTGATTGGGTAACACTCAGTCATCCAGGACTAGACTAAAAAAAGGACCAGAAATACAATGCAGAAACCTGAGGATTCGGTACTGTTAGAACTCTGTGGTGTCAAGGATTACCTATCATTCCCTGGTCCTTAAAGCTCCTTGGATTCTACTTGAAAATACTCTGTGAATCTTGTGGTGCCTGCAATTCCATTAGGATCTGTGGTATGCTCCTTAACATGGCATGATCTCCGACCGGCATCGTGCTTGGTTTTTATTGTGCTCTAATCTTGGTTTCAGCTATGTGTTTAGAACAACTTTTGATGGTGTTGAAATACAAACTCATAGCATCCTCAAACCAACAAATGCCCTAAGGCCCTCAAACACTATCCCTGTAccacttcttttaaaatttttaatgagtcactgtaAAATAGTTTATAAGcttttcatgatttagtttcaacCCTACAATGattaaacaaccatccctccagcagtgcacattttctgcccccaatgttcccagtatccttaccaccaatcccacccatcccacaccctgcctctgtggcaagcaccttccttTTTTATGTGCTCTCTACTTTGTGGCACTATGGTTAacaattcagatactgagaggacatcatgtttggtccttttctacTTGAAGGAGACATctccatcccgagtgatccctgctACCATcatcacttagtggtcccttctcttgcCCACCTGCCTTCTTTCACCATGGAAACAACTTCCACCTTGATGCCAACTTCCacccatggagcaatcctcctatcCCCTGTCTCAATTGTCCTTCGGTATAACTCTCatagtatattattttatgttcacattgagtgcagtcattctatttctTAACATGtgtctttctaactcatttcacttagcatgatactccctaTGCctatccacttaaaagcaaatttcatgacttcatcatttctatcagctgcatattattctattgtgtagTTATTTCAAGGtgtctttaagcagtcatctgttcttgcgAACTTggtttcccagattctggctattgtgaacagtgctgcaatactCCTTCAAACGctgatgtcatttttactgtgctctttAGCATCCTccggatatatttccagaagtggtattcttggtcatatggaaactgaatatccaattttttgaggaatacctatattgttttccagaaagactaggccagctggcattcccactagcaattAATgatagtccctttctctctgcctctgttccagcattggttgttcttgttctttttgatgtgtgccagtttctgtggatAAGAACATATctgactgttgttttgatttgcagctctCTGGTAATTAGCAatgtacagcattttttcatgttcctgatggttatttgtattttttgaaaaagtttctgttcatttcttctacccattttaTGATAGGgttggagaatttttttcttgtcaagttcttctagtgtcttgtatatcctgcatatgcacattcttctcaagtgtgcaagGAACATTCTACAAGGCAGACTATATACTGGCCCACggaacatacctccataaaatttcTTCTCAAAAGCCAATGGTTTTTCAGTAGTTAACTTCTAAGAAATTGCATCAAAAATCTTTTCATATCATACTGCACTGAAAGTAGATTTGtttcaaacacagaaacagaaattcaaatcaaatacTTGGAAGTTAACTACTGAAACACCAGCGgctttagagaggaaatcaaaagattactggaaaaaaaagagtatgaagactctagttaccagaacttatgggaaatggcaaaagcagtgttaagaggaaagtttatagctctacaaacaTTTTTCAGGAAGcaagagtgagcccacataagactttctctattttttatacGCATATAAAGGCATAAACATTAAGTTGGCACAGTATATGTGTCTCTAGGCTTCTAGGTATAATTATTGAACACTGAGTCAGTAAAAatacctgagtatcactgggtgtgacccaactccacttcttaaaaaacaacaaaagaaacaatattCCATGATATAGTGCTAGGAATATGGTGAGTAGAGCGGTGTGGTTGAACTTGGGTAAATCCTTGCCATGCTATAGAGGCTCTTGGGTCACACTACCATTGGTAGCACTGAGTCAGGGGTCGCCCTGAACAGCCACACTGTtgctcaaaagacaaaaatattttattctaatatttttgatAAGTTCTTATTATCATATTAACATTTTACATAGGTGACTTTTTTTAAAGCCTCATGAATACCTGATGCATGATATGAACATCTTTTCTTGaagtaaagaaatatagatacaataaaatttattgaaatttagatacaataaaattttcaagCACATTGTGTCTACTTAATTCCAAAAATCTCCTGGTAACTTATAAGCATCAATTTCATTCATCTCAAGTTCTGTAAACTTTTAATAACTAGCAGTACGACTCCCTAAACAAAATTAGTCATACCTATCCTATTTCATAGTTTTACTTTTTagccttttttgggggaaggggtatACGCATTGATGTTCAGGCCTGACTTCTGGTcttgcacttagaaatcactccttggAGTGCTTTTGCCCTTTATGGAATGCAGAGATATAGCTTGGATTGGCCACTGCAAGAAAAGtgtcctaccaactgtactagcCCTTGAGAGTGTAACTTTTTAGATTTGTCCTACTATTTTGACTTTATATGCTGAAAAAATATGACACCAAATTTATTAGCTCATTTctgaaaatatgataaaattggTAGATTTTCCTCTCTATCTTTGGTGGTcagctaaataaaacaaaacattacaaATTTAATGCCACATTATACTACTAaaatgattgtacagtgggtagggcatttgccttgtgcgatgccaatccgggttcaattactctgtccctctcggagagcctagcaaactactgagagtctcctgcccccatgacAAAGCATGGCAccctacctgtggcttattctatatgccaaaaacagtaacagcaagtgtcacaatggagacattactgttgcctgcttgagcaaatcattgaacaatgggacgacagtgctagagttattaaaataatattaaaatatttgattatttaataataaaaccgATTCCATTTTTTGCAGGAGACTCTTTCTCTTAGTGGTCATTGGCCTGGCAGTGAATTTTTGAGAGTGTTATATTAGTTTTACACCAAACAGGGATCAGGAGGCTGTGATATTCGCAAAATTCTTGAAATATGCAAGCCATGTACTGCAATTCTTTGAACTAAATTCATGACCGCCatataaacattttgaaattattattgaGTGACACTACCCATTGCTTAGGCATTACTCGAGACTCTGTGCTCATATGTGTACAAGGGAACAAATGTGGATTTTCATATGAAGTTCATGAGGCTAGATATCTGCTCAATTTTATCAGAGTATTAgtttagtaaatatatatatacatatatgtgtgttttcatatgctgacacagacatacatatattaaGGTTTTTTAGAAAAGATTTATTAGAGGAAAGACAAAGGAAGGCAGAAAATCAACCAGATTatgatcaaattcaggtcagcaatttgcaaggcaaatgttgaCAAAAACTTCATCTGATAAAGGTAGTTAGTACACGACCATGCAAAAATTTTTGATAGAGATTATAGAAATCAGAGATAATTTGTAAAtcattttatggttaaaatttattcactttcatctaattataaatatttgtaagtTACTTTTTATTCACTATTTATGAACGTACATAGGCATGACAAATAGATACGGACTAGACATGAAATCATTTACATAGACATATGGAGAGATTATTATTGATTCATAAAATAAGTTGTATTTAgatgtttttacattttattttagtcagaGAAGCTAGTCTATATGGAGAAGAGTGACTTGATCATGCTGGTATAAAATGTAGACAGATTACAAAGGCACTAAATGCATAACGCTTGAGTTTGCCGCATGTTTAACTACCATGCTCTTAATTGCTTAAGAGCAGtaagttttttgtgtgttttttgcttatttttaaggaGGCACACCAGGAGGTGTCAGGGCTTATTGCTTGATTTGTTTTTCAAGAATCACTCTCAGCGGTGCTCCTGAGAAAACCctgatcagctacatgcaaggcaagttccttaacccctgtgaAATCTTTGTGGCCCCAAGAACAGTAGTCGTTTTAGAAAGTCATTCAAGGcatttttcacttgtttgtttctCAGAGTATAAATAAATGGGTTTAACATGGGAGAGACGGAAGTAATGAATACTGACGCGACCTTATTAGTAGCCATTTCATCTTTTGCCGAAGGTTTGATATAGATGAAGATACAGCTGCCATAACTGATGGAAACCACAATGAAGTGGGAGGAACAGGTAGAAAATGCCTTTTTCTTCTGCTGAGCAGAGGGGAACCTAAGTATCGTGCGAATGATACTTCCATAGGACCAAACCACAAATGTGAGAGTCACTAATAGTATAAATGAACAGCAAAAAAGAACCATCTTCTCTATGAATTCTGTATCAAAACATGAGATCTTCAGGAGAGGATTAGCATCACAAACAAAATAGTCGATTTCAGTGTCACAGAATTCCAGTGTCAGTCCATAGCCAAGTGGTGGAATTAAGAGCAACAGTGTAATTATCCAACAGCCAGAAATTAGTTTTTTGCAGACCAGGGGATTCATGATAGTCATGTAATGAAGGGGTTTGCAGATGGCTACATAACGATCATAGGACATAGTTGCCAGAAGGAAAAATTCTACTATTCCAAATAGGTCTGTGAAAAATAACTGAGACATACAAGCATTATAGGTAATGGTTCTGTCTCCTGTTGCTAAACTGTACAAGAATCTCGGGATACAGGCAGATGTGAATGAGATTTCTAAGAAGGAAAAGTTTTGCAGAAAATAGTACATGGCAGTTTTAAGGTGGGCATCCATAAAGGTGAGTATAATGATAGTAAGGTTTCCAACAGCACTCAACATGTAGTTGATAAGTAGAAATATGAAAAGTAGAATCTGCAGTTGTGGGTCATCTGTCAATCCCACGAGGATGAATGTGGTTATCGCTGTGTGATTTTGCATTATTCGCTTCTGAGTCCTCTTGATCTGTGTGTAAAATGAAGAGATGAATGAATGGtaaagaaacatttctttcaCATCTGCATTTGTGGGTCATCTGTCAATCCCATGAGGATAAATGTGGTTACTGGTTTGTGATTTCTCATCCAGTCCTATATCTTGATCAATGTGTAAAATGGGAAGAGATAAGAGAAGGATAAAGAAAAGAATGGTACTTTTACTTGGATttttgttcactgtcactgtatcactgccatccccttgctcattgatttgcttgagtgggcaccaatagcatctctattgtgagacttgttgttactgttgttggcatattgaatatgccatgggagcttgccaggctctgccatgcaggcgagatagtcttggtatcttgccaggctctccaagaggggccgaggaatcaaaTTCTGTTGGTTGCAGgcagtcaaatgccctacccgctgtgctattgctccaacccaggaTTTTCGTTAGAAATGTCAATTAATGTGTAATTCTTTGACTTGActatttttgagggttttttttttttttggcttccgttttggtcacacctggtgatgcacaggtgttactcctggttcacgcactcaggaattactcctgacggtgctcaggggaccatatgggaagctgtgaatcgaacccggaccGGCTGCTTGAGGGCAAaccccctaccagctgtgctatctctccagcccctatttttgagCTTTATGTACTTTGGGATAGTCTCATGACATTCAATGGGTTTAAAACTTTATCtttcaaatgttttaattaaaattcaatgaAGACATATATTTGGATGGTAATAATCTAaataattttgtgtgtttgtttaaatttgcatattttatcAATAACTACTCAGAATATGGAGAGATATTCTAGAAGGTAAGGTTCTGCCTTTCTCATAGCCAACTTGTTCCTCCACAGTTAGGCACTTTGTATTAGCAATCCCTTAAATTTGACATTTCCACTATATTTCatgatagtttatattttttgcttgcatcatatgctcatttatttaattttttgtttttggtcttttgttttatttttgtttcaaaatttccTTCTCCCTACTTATTTTCTTTCACCACACACAGGAGTTCAATTTTGTGTCTAATTCATGGTCGTTCTAACTAATGAAATGTGGGCTCAGAAACTTCACATTTATTTAATTCTACAGGATCATTATTAAATACTGCTTCATTTATACCTCTAATATTTCCTGTTTCATGCATTTCTTTGtatgctaaaatgaaaaaaatcaatgtttgttGCTCTACATTCCTAATAGAGAGAAAGCAATAGTGCTGCTGTGTTATCTCTAATTTTCATATGTTACCTTTATTATAACTATCAGAATCTTACTGAAACCTTGAAAGTAGAACTTTAACTTGGATTTGTACtaaaatttgttctgtttttgttcctCAGACAATGTCATTAATCATTATAACATGTATTCTAATGCCTTTAACTCCAAAGCTAGTCCCAGACCACGAGATTTTCTCCCTcaataaatacaataatataatttCTATAGTAATACAAATTAACTTACCTGAAATGTGAAGAGTTTAACTTTAAAATAGTGTAAATTTCATATTGAAATAATCCTACCTCAGATCGGAAGAAGAAAATCTGGCAGGATTTGCAGTCACGTGGAAATAGGAGAGTTCATTGCTTTTGTATTCCTTGGGAAACTGGAGCACTTTTCCAAACAGGCAGCACAATCTAGTTAATACGACATTAGAGCATAGAGAATCTTAAATTATGCCCGAATAATCTCATACTACAAACAATATTGGGCAAGTTTGGAGTGGTATGGCCGTGGACTAAACTCATACTTCAGAAGAGAGGTATCAGTAACTTGGTGGTGGATGTGATGTGGTAACATTATATTACCAAAACACAAACGAAATATTTGTAGTCTTGTAATGCAGATACATTGATTCCAgcctatatttcatttatttaataaatgaaatttattttctggaaaCCTGCTAAAATATGATGCCTGAGTAATGTGAAAAATCAGTACAAACTGTTGTGTGATTGACTCACctctaaattatatatgtaaGTTTTATATAACTGAAGGTGATATATTATGCATATGCATATTATGCTCACTTTTTATTGATTCGCTCTCTTGCTGTGGATAAAACATATTCAGTTTTCTCTTCATAAGTCATTGGCAttatggggctgg is part of the Sorex araneus isolate mSorAra2 chromosome 2, mSorAra2.pri, whole genome shotgun sequence genome and harbors:
- the LOC101559277 gene encoding olfactory receptor 6C2-like, which gives rise to MQNHTAITTFILVGLTDDPQLQILLFIFLLINYMLSAVGNLTIIILTFMDAHLKTAMYYFLQNFSFLEISFTSACIPRFLYSLATGDRTITYNACMSQLFFTDLFGIVEFFLLATMSYDRYVAICKPLHYMTIMNPLVCKKLISGCWIITLLLLIPPLGYGLTLEFCDTEIDYFVCDANPLLKISCFDTEFIEKMVLFCCSFILLVTLTFVVWSYGSIIRTILRFPSAQQKKKAFSTCSSHFIVVSISYGSCIFIYIKPSAKDEMATNKVASVFITSVSPMLNPFIYTLRNKQVKNALNDFLKRLLFLGPQRFHRG